In Bactrocera oleae isolate idBacOlea1 chromosome 3, idBacOlea1, whole genome shotgun sequence, a genomic segment contains:
- the LOC138855896 gene encoding uncharacterized protein, with protein MPQMYNHSNFFIQINMEVDMATTPTPAVRSAINVPRPGATATPRTAAAIVPATAPRNGPRPLPPSPAPATVPQHSRCPLCRRTHRLQHCSIFRSMQPPQRQQVAQAHGHCLNCLSTVHTTPECTSVTLCQLCHRQHHTMLHRTPKRAVGRQLAPSRRSQQSNHPEHHRRQAAPPPSRPRRQEASTRRRQPRPTYRRSTGLSSVVATLQQLQRLLG; from the coding sequence atgccacaaatgtataatcattccaacttcttcatacagatcaatatggaagtagatatggcaacaacaccaacgccagctgtgaggtccgccatcaatgtgccgcgccctggggcaactgcaacaccacgaaccgcagcggcaatcgtccctgcaaccgctccccgtaatggcccgcgaccactaccaccttcaCCAGCACCGGCAACGGTACCTCAACAcagccgatgcccactgtgtcgacgcacacaccggctgcaacactgcagcattttccgaagcatgcagccaccacaacgtcagcaggttgcccaagcgcacgggcactgcctAAACTGTTTGTCTACGGTCCACACGACTCCGGAGTGCACGTCGGTTACGCTCTGCCAGCTGTGCCATAGACAGCACCATACTATgctgcaccgcaccccaaagcgggccgtcgggcgacaactcgccccaagccgcAGATCGCAGCAAAGCAACCATCCGGAGCACCACCGAAGACAGGCAGCTCCACCTCCATCCAGACCgaggcgacaggaggcatcaacgcggcgtcggcagcccaggccaacataccgccgctccactggcctcagcagcgtCGTTGcaacgctgcagcaactacagcggtTGCTAGGCtaa